Part of the bacterium genome is shown below.
AAGGGTCTATAAAACCGCGGGTATATTTTATGTCACCCGATTTTATGTTTCCCATTCTGACAGCGCTCTTTATCCCTGCCAATTTGTATCCCGTCATATCAATCCACGCGCCAAGCGATGTAAAATATATTCTTTTATTCCACAAGCTGTCATTAACTCCCAAAGGGCCATTTGATTTAAACGAGGCAAAAATGCCGTCCCAAGTTTTTTTCCTGATTTCCAGGCTTGTCCACCAGTAATTTTCATCCATGCTTTTAATTATTTTAATCATATCCGCATTTGCCTTATTTACCCCGTCAAGGTCAAAAAAATTCTTCATCACTTCCGAAAAATCAACCGGCTCCTTTTGAATAGACAATAAGTATTTATTAAAAAACACCCGCCCGTTAAGGAAAACATATTGTGACGGCAAAGACTTGATGCTGTATTTACGGTAAGTTTTCAATTCAAACAAAAATTTTTCAATCAAACTGTCTTGTTCCAGCTGGATTATTGAAACCGGCCCGCCGAATATTTTAAAACATACATTGTCATAATCATTATAATTATACCTGCCGTCCCGCTGAAAAAATAAAGAATACAACTGGTTAATTTTCGCCCACATATCTTTTGTCTTATCTCTGTTCGTTTTACCCTCGTTAATCGCAAGATAAATCAAAAGCGAGCATCTTGCATTATGCAAAATATTCGAAGATTTCAATTCCCTGCTGATATCCGTTTCAAGAGTGAAGCCTTTCCCGTTAAACCATTCGATTATCTTGTAATATTTTCTTAAATGTTCTGAATCCCTGTAATAACCTCCCGGCGCGTACAGAGAATAATCATCGTTGACCTGGAATACCGGCGATTTGTTTATCCCGCGGGCATTTTTTATAAGCTCAATTTCCGCCGCTACTTTGCTTTTAATCTCCGGGAGCAGGGAAATATTTTCATCATCCAGGGCCAGCGCAACCGCAAAAAAACAAACATTGTCCAGCGCGGCCTTTTTTAACAACGGGTTTTTGATATCTTTATAATATTCTAATGATTTTTGATAAAGGGCCTTTGTTAACAATACTGTATCCGGGTATAAATGCTCTGTTTCAACAAACCATAAATATTTATGGATAATTTTTGAGGTGGTATTAAGGATGGAGTCAATTGTCACATAATTCGGTATTCCATGGTCTAAATTATATTGATATACATCATTAAAATTACCGGCAGGTTCATGCTTGCTTATAATAACAAAACCATTTGTTTTTAAAAAATCTATTTCTTTCTGGCTGAAACGAAAAGATTCTATATGGTCCTTGTTTAATTTTTCAAACCCGTTATCCGCCGCAAAATATCTGCTTAAACCGATCAATAACAGGCATATTACAAAATTTGCAGTTCTCATTATAATAAATCCCTCACATAAATTTACAATTACTTTTCTACTGCAATGAAATAAATATTAAGCGGTTTCAGGTTCTGGCCGGCATATTCCATTGCGGCCTCTTTTGATTCATACTCCCCAAAGAAAACCCTATACCAGACACCCTGTTTTTTCAAATCAATTTTTTTAACATAAGGCTGGAGGCCGACCGCATTTAATTTCTTAATATAGTCCCTCGCAAAATTTTCTTTTCTGAATGACGCTAATTGCAATGTGAAGGGTTTTAATACGGGTTTCTCTTCTTTTTTATTTGCTTTTTCAACCGTTTTTAATTTTTCAGACGGCAATAAGATATTATCATCATTTTTTAAACTTTTGTGGAATGTCAATGTTTCAGGACTTTCTTCTTCATATTTCGGTTTATCTGTCTTTTTTAATTTTTGTTTTTCTGAAGAAAGAAGATCAATTATTGTCTTGTAAGTATAGTTATTTTTCCCGCACCAATACCCTAAACCGAAAAAGATAGATATAATCAGCAGTATATTAATGATTTTCCCAAATAAATTACTGTTTTCTTTAATAGGGCGCTGTTTTTCCATTACATTTTTTCGGGAAGAGAGATTCCCATAAGTTCAAGACCGTTTTCAATGACCTGCCTGACCGATTTTACCAAATACAGCCTTGCCTGCATTTTTTCTTTTTTATCAGGCATAAGCACTTTATGTTTTTTGTAATAGCCATGAAATATACCCGCCAGTTCCTGGAGATATTTCGTTAAATGATGAGGTTCATGCGCCGTGGCGCATTCAGCAATAAGGCCGGGGAAATAAGCGAGCTTTTTTACCAATTCTATTTCAGGCTCCTCCTTTAATTCATTAAAATCAACTTTATAGAGCGGCGCCAATTTTATTCCCTGTGTTTTCATCGACCTTAAAATACTTGATATGCGCGCATACGCGTATTGCACATAATAAACGGGATTTTCCATCGATTCTTTTTTTGCGAGTTCCAAATCAAATTCCAGGTCCCTGTCACAGCTCCTCATTAAAAAGAAATACCTTGAGACATCGCACCCTACTTCATCTATTACTTCTTTTAGGGCAACAAATTCAGCGTCTCTTTTAGACATGGAAACAGGTTCACCATTTCGCAAAAGTGACACCAGTTGTATCAGAATAATGTCCAGTGAATCATACGCGTAACCAAAAGCCTCAACAACAGCTTTCATCCTGTCAACATATCCATGATGGTCGGCACCCCAGATATCAATTAATTTTTTAAAACCTCTTTCATATTTATTCTTGTGGTACGCGATGTCCGCGGCAAGATATGTCGGCCTTTTTTCTTTAGTGATAACAACACGGTCTTTATCATCTCCGAATGCGGTCGATTTAAACCAGAGGGCGCCTTCTTTCTCGTATATATAGCCTTTTTTATTCAGTTCCTCAATCGCGCTTTCCACCTGGCCCGATTCATGGAGAGATTTTTCTTTAAACCAGTTATCAAATTTCACTCCAAACTTTATAAGGTCATTTTTAATGTTTTTTAAAATGTAATTCCCGGTGAATCCGGAAAATTTTAAAAGTTCCGTCTTGCCTGGATTTTCGTCTTTCCCGCGGCGTCTATATTTATCTTTATATTTAGCAAATAACCCCTTTGCTATATCTTTTATGTAATCACCTTTGTAACCATTGTCGGGAAATTTTATTTCTTCCCCGCAAAGCTCCTGGTATCTTATCCATGACGAAAGCCCCAGTAATTCCATCTGGTTACCGGCGTCATTTATGTAAAATTCCCTTGAGACATTAAAACCCGCGAAAGACAGGATATTTGCCAATACATCACCGACTACGGCCCCGCGGCCATGCCCGACATGCAAAGGCCCCGTGGGGTTAGCGCTTACAAACTCCACCATTATTTTTTCATTTACTCCCATACCGGAAGAACCGTATTTCTTTTTCTTCTTTATAACCTCCGGTATTATTTCAAAAAGCC
Proteins encoded:
- a CDS encoding DUF3160 domain-containing protein → MRTANFVICLLLIGLSRYFAADNGFEKLNKDHIESFRFSQKEIDFLKTNGFVIISKHEPAGNFNDVYQYNLDHGIPNYVTIDSILNTTSKIIHKYLWFVETEHLYPDTVLLTKALYQKSLEYYKDIKNPLLKKAALDNVCFFAVALALDDENISLLPEIKSKVAAEIELIKNARGINKSPVFQVNDDYSLYAPGGYYRDSEHLRKYYKIIEWFNGKGFTLETDISRELKSSNILHNARCSLLIYLAINEGKTNRDKTKDMWAKINQLYSLFFQRDGRYNYNDYDNVCFKIFGGPVSIIQLEQDSLIEKFLFELKTYRKYSIKSLPSQYVFLNGRVFFNKYLLSIQKEPVDFSEVMKNFFDLDGVNKANADMIKIIKSMDENYWWTSLEIRKKTWDGIFASFKSNGPLGVNDSLWNKRIYFTSLGAWIDMTGYKLAGIKSAVRMGNIKSGDIKYTRGFIDPYPEIYRAEKEAVKMLLNKLAPYKYLTEKAEDNLNEYISLLEFLAKLAEKEIEAKNPINAEEYRVIWKIGYKLKELSALPDKHEKALFYETEQTLAQIVLMGENTQKQNIEAGLGKPLFMYVLIPDGPGYAVSCGPVYSYYEFLLPPGKTIDDDDWTELLSQRSPVFPSWIKDMIFE
- a CDS encoding SPOR domain-containing protein, whose amino-acid sequence is MEKQRPIKENSNLFGKIINILLIISIFFGLGYWCGKNNYTYKTIIDLLSSEKQKLKKTDKPKYEEESPETLTFHKSLKNDDNILLPSEKLKTVEKANKKEEKPVLKPFTLQLASFRKENFARDYIKKLNAVGLQPYVKKIDLKKQGVWYRVFFGEYESKEAAMEYAGQNLKPLNIYFIAVEK
- the argS gene encoding arginine--tRNA ligase, with the protein product MREKIKKDLVQKIRDAVDKYISEENLNLTAVPHIILESPKDKAHGDFAANIAMQLSKQLRLPPRIIAESLLKYFDPGCSWIKKKEIAGPGFINFYLHDSWLFEIIPEVIKKKKKYGSSGMGVNEKIMVEFVSANPTGPLHVGHGRGAVVGDVLANILSFAGFNVSREFYINDAGNQMELLGLSSWIRYQELCGEEIKFPDNGYKGDYIKDIAKGLFAKYKDKYRRRGKDENPGKTELLKFSGFTGNYILKNIKNDLIKFGVKFDNWFKEKSLHESGQVESAIEELNKKGYIYEKEGALWFKSTAFGDDKDRVVITKEKRPTYLAADIAYHKNKYERGFKKLIDIWGADHHGYVDRMKAVVEAFGYAYDSLDIILIQLVSLLRNGEPVSMSKRDAEFVALKEVIDEVGCDVSRYFFLMRSCDRDLEFDLELAKKESMENPVYYVQYAYARISSILRSMKTQGIKLAPLYKVDFNELKEEPEIELVKKLAYFPGLIAECATAHEPHHLTKYLQELAGIFHGYYKKHKVLMPDKKEKMQARLYLVKSVRQVIENGLELMGISLPEKM